Proteins encoded together in one Gemmatimonadota bacterium window:
- a CDS encoding addiction module protein: MASHPAFDYSHLTIAERLQLVEELWDSIAADADAEALPLTDAERALIDERLADLSANPATGRPWADVRAGIVGKHRR; the protein is encoded by the coding sequence ATGGCCTCCCACCCCGCCTTCGACTACTCCCACCTGACCATCGCAGAACGCCTGCAGTTGGTCGAGGAACTCTGGGACAGCATCGCGGCCGACGCCGATGCCGAGGCCCTGCCGCTCACAGACGCTGAGCGGGCGCTGATCGACGAGCGCCTCGCGGACTTGAGCGCGAATCCGGCGACGGGGCGTCCGTGGGCCGACGTCCGCGCCGGCATCGTCGGCAAGCACCGGCGGTGA
- a CDS encoding type II toxin-antitoxin system RelE/ParE family toxin — MTALVVRPLAEADLDEAFAWYESRSVGLGVDFLRAVDACFAAIEATPLAYPVVYRGARRALLRRFPYAILYLLDGERLHVLACTHTSLHPRRWRQRA; from the coding sequence GTGACGGCGCTCGTCGTTCGTCCGCTCGCCGAGGCGGACCTCGACGAAGCCTTCGCGTGGTACGAGAGCCGCTCGGTCGGCTTGGGCGTTGATTTCTTACGTGCCGTGGATGCGTGCTTCGCCGCGATCGAAGCGACGCCGCTCGCCTATCCCGTGGTGTATCGTGGCGCTCGACGCGCCCTCCTCCGGCGATTTCCGTACGCCATCCTGTACCTCCTCGACGGGGAGCGCCTTCATGTGCTGGCGTGTACCCACACCAGCCTTCATCCGCGGCGCTGGCGACAGCGCGCGTGA
- a CDS encoding DUF4304 domain-containing protein, which yields MASDNSKWLQHALAPALKAAGFGKAGATWRRTNATTVGVLNLQGSQWGPSFYVNLGVYFRALGDRERPSEASCHIRIRLSELVPNRERFNSLLDFEKPMQQNVRARELETLVIEHAVPWLDALSTISGARQYFSVQRPAAAWVTNEATALLASSEGA from the coding sequence ATGGCATCCGATAACTCCAAGTGGCTTCAGCATGCTCTCGCGCCGGCGCTCAAGGCGGCGGGATTCGGGAAGGCGGGAGCAACCTGGCGGAGGACCAACGCCACGACGGTGGGCGTCCTTAATCTCCAAGGGTCTCAATGGGGGCCGTCGTTCTACGTCAATCTTGGCGTCTACTTTCGCGCGCTGGGTGACCGCGAGCGGCCGAGCGAGGCCTCCTGCCACATCCGCATCCGCCTCAGCGAGCTCGTGCCGAACCGGGAGCGCTTCAACTCCCTGCTCGACTTCGAGAAACCGATGCAGCAGAATGTCAGGGCGCGGGAGCTGGAGACTCTTGTGATTGAGCACGCAGTGCCATGGCTGGACGCATTGTCGACCATCTCGGGCGCGCGTCAGTACTTCAGCGTCCAGCGCCCAGCCGCAGCTTGGGTCACGAATGAGGCCACAGCCCTGTTGGCTTCGTCAGAGGGCGCCTAA